Genomic window (Cryptosporangium phraense):
GCCAGGTCTTCGGGGGACTCGAAGTGGGTGTAGAAGCTCGTCCGGTTGACGCCGGCCGCGCGGGTGAGCGCCGCGACGGTCATCGTCGCCGGGTCCTGCGTCCGGACCGCGTCGTGGAACGCGGCCACGAGCTTCTCCCGGGTCCGGACCGCGCGTGGATCGGTGTTGCCGACCATCGGTCGCGTCATGAAGCCGACGCTAGCCCTAACGGACAGGTGTCGTCCAGTGGACTCTGACGTGCTGTTTCGGTTTATGGCACTGGGTGGCTAAATGTGCCGCGCAGTTCGTCTGTGTGGCAACTCTTCTGTCTGGCATACTATCTAGCCATGACCGACTACGGGCACGAGTTGCTGTTCGGGACGTTCCTCACGCCGACCGCGGAGGCGCCCGAGCGGGTCGTCGCGCTGGCGCAGCTCACCGAGCAGGCCGGGCTCGACCTGGCGTCGTTCCAGGACCACCCGTACCAGTCGCGGTTCCTCGACACCTGGACGCTGCTGTCGGTGGTCGCGGCCCGGACGTCGACGCTGCGGGTCGTGCCCAACGTGCTGAACCTGCCGCTGCGGCCGCCGGCCGTGCTGGCCAAGAGCGTGGCGTCGCTGGACCTGCTCACCGGCGGGCGGATCGAGCTCGGCCTCGGGTCGGGCGCGTTCTGGGAGGGGATCGCGGCGCTCGGCGGGCGCAAGCTGACGCCCGGCCAGGCCGTGGACGCGCTCGAGGAGGGCATCGAGGTGCTGCGGGCGTTCTGGGCGCCGGGCGGGTCGGTGCGCCTGCCCGGCGACTACTACCCGGTCAACGGTGCGCACGCCGGGCCGGCGCCGGTCCACGACGTCGGGATCTGGCTCGGGGCGTACAAGAAGCGGATGCTCGCGCTGACCGGGCGGGTGGCCGACGGGTGGCTGCCCAGTGCTCCGTACGCGGCTCCGGACGCGCTGCCGGCGATGAACGCGATCATCGACGCGGCGGCGCAGGAGGCCGGGCGCTCTCCGGGGGCGATCCGGCGGCTCTACAACATCGGCCCCGACTTCGGGGCCGAGCAGCTGGCCGAGCTCGCGCTCGAGCAGGGGATCAGCGGGTTCATCACGATGGGGGACGACCCGGACGTGGTCCGGCGATTCGCCGCCGAGATCGTGCCGGCCGTCCGCGACCTGGTCGACACCGAACGAGCCCGCCGCGCAGCCACCCCACCCGCCGACCGCGCCGCGCCCGCCGCGACCAGCTCCGCGACCGGCTCCGCCGCCGCGCCCGCCGCGGCGGCCGTCGGGCCGGGCCCCCGCGGCGCCGCCGGGGCCAGTGCCGCGACCTCGGCCCGGCCGGTCGGTGGGCCGCCTCCGGGTCTCGGGGTGACGCCCACCGTCGACGACGGCGTGCGGCTCTCGAGCGTCCGACTGTGGGACGAAGGGGAACGGCCCACCGGGCCGGTGCCCGACCCGGGCCTCACCTACACCGCGGCCCAGCGGGCCGCCGGCCAGCACCTGATCGACGTGCACGACCACCTGCGCCAGGAGCTCGCGACCGTCCGCGACCTGGTCGAGCAGGTCGCCGACGGCCTCACCGACGCCGGAGCCGCGCGCTCGGCGATCAACGCGATGACGATGCGCCAGAACAACTGGACGCTCGGCACCTACTGCGAGTCGTACTGCCGGGTCGTGACCACCCACCACACGCTCGAGGACATGGCGCTGTTCCCGCGCCTCACCCGGGCCGACGTCGCCCTCACCCCGGTCGTCGACCGGCTGGCCGCCGAGCACGTCGTGATCCACGAGGTGCTCGAACGCGTCGACCGCGCGCTGGTCGGCCTGGTCACCGACGAGAAGTCGATCGCCGACGTCCGGGACGCGGTCGACCTCCTCACCGACACGCTGCTCTCGCACCTCTCCTACGAAGAGCGCGAACTGGTCGAGCCGCTGGCCCGCCACGGCGTGATGTGACGCTCACTCGTCCGCGACGAGGTGGGCCAACCCGGTGATCTGCAGGACCCGGCGGACGAACTGCGACGGGCGGGTCAGGACGAGCTCGGCCCCGTGACGCCCGGCCGCGCGATGAGCCGCGTCCAGGCAGTTCGCGCCGGACGCCCCGCAGAAGTCGACCCGGATCAGGTCGACGATCACCAGGTCGATCTCCGGGAGCCGGGCCGCGGTCACCAGCTGCTCGAGCAGCCGCGGCGCGACGATCTCGTCGATGTCCCCGGTCAGCAGGAACAGCGCGTAGCACTGGTCCTCCTCGACGACACGGGCAACATCCAGTACGCCAGGGCCGTAGAGAGTGTCAACCACGCGCTCTCCCCCAGATCGTGCCGAAACGGTCTAAAGGCTAGCACCGTGTGCCGTGCGCGCGGCAGCCCGGACCGCATCGTGAGGTAGCGCGGGGACGCGGTAGCCACCGCGGCCAACCATGTCTTCGTTCGCGACCAGGACGTTCAGCACCGCCTCCTCGACCGCCTGCACGGCCGCCTCGAAGAAGCGGTCGATCCGCCCCCAGGGCACGAAGCGGAGCTGCTCGTACTCGTCCGGGCCGTCGAACGTGCTGGTCAGGGCACCGGCGTTGGACGTCGAGAACGCAAGGAACAGGTCGCCGGAGAAGTGGCTGCCGCTGGTGCCCGAGCGGCCGACGCCGAGCGTGGCCCGGCGGGCCAGCGCGCCGCACTGCTGTGGGAGCAGCGGGGCGTCGGTCGCGAGCACGACGATGATCGACCCGGCACCGGGTGGCGCCGGCCGGGGCCCGGCCACGAGGTCGGGCCGCGCTGCGGCCAGCTGCTCGCCGATCCGGACGCCGGCCACGGTCAGCTCCCGCCGGGCGCCGTAGTTGGCCTGGACGAACGCGGCGACGGTGTAGCGGTCGTCGCCGTAGCCGACCAGCCGCGACGCGGTGCCCGAGCCGCCCTTGAAGCCGTGGCAGATCATGCCGGTGCCGCCGCCGACGCTGCCCTCGTCGACCGGGCCGATCCGGGCGCCGTCGAGGGCGGCGATCGCGTGTTCGGGGCGGACATGGCCGCCGTTGATGTCGTTCAGGTCGCCGTCGTAGGTCTCGGCCACGACCGGCAGGACCCACTGCTCGGTGATCGACGGGTGGGTCGCGGTGATCCACTCCAGGACGCCCTGGTGCACCGGGCCGACCGCGTGCGTGTTCGTGATCGCGATCGGGCCGGTCAGCGCGCCGCTCTCGCTGATCCAGGCGGTGCCGGTCATCTCGCCGTTGCCGTTGAACGAGTGCCGGCCGGCCGCGCAGGGGACCCCGGTGCCGTCGCGGCCGCGCGGGTGGATCGCGGTGACGCCGGTGCGGACGTCGTCGCCCTCGATCAGCGTCGTGTAGCCGACCTCGAGCCCGGCGACGTCGGTCAGCGCGTTCCAGCGGCCCGGCGTCCCGGGCAGCGGTACGCCGAGCGCCCGGGCGCGGGGCCGGCCGGACGGGGTCCGCAACAAAGGGTCCATGCGCGCATCATCGCGCGAGCTGGTTCACCACGGCGGCGAAGACCCGGGGGAGACGGGCGGCGGCGGGGACGATCGCCCGGGCGACCAGGGGCTGGTTGCGGGCGGCCAGGAGCCCGCCGGTCAGGACCCGGTAGCGGCGCGACGCCCGGCGCCAGCGTCGTTCGTACTCGGCCGGAGCGTTCCGGGCGACGCAGTCGACCAGCTCGGCCGCGCTGGCCCAGGCCACGGCCAGCCCCTCGCCGGTGAGCGCGTCGATGTACCCGGCCGCGTCGCCGACCAGCAGGACCCGCCCGGCGACCCGCGCCGACACCCGCTGATGCAACGGCCCGGCCCCCCGCACCGCGCCCCTTCCGCCGCCCACTCCCGCCCCCGCGCCGCCCACTCCCGCCCCCGCGCCGCCCGCGTCCGCCCCCGCGGGCCCCGCGGCCCGCGCGCCCGCCCTCAGACGCTCGGCCAACGCCGGGAACCGGGCCAGCTGGCCCTCGAACGGCCCCCGGTCCGCGGTCAGGATCGCCACCCCGACGAGATCCGGAGCCACCGGCGTCACGTACGCCTCCGCGCCCCGGGCCCAGTGCACCTCGACCAGGTCACTCCAGGGCGCGGTCGCGTAGTGCCGCCGCAACCCGTGCCGCGCCGGTCCCCGCGACGGCCGCTGCAACCCGAGCCTCCGCCGGATCGGCGAGTGCAGCCCGTCGGCCGCGGCCAGGTACCGGGCCCGCACCCCGCCGGCGCTCACCGAGTCGGCATCCTGGGTCACCTCCCCGGCGGCGACCGGCACGACCTCGATTCCGGCCCGCGCCACCGCGTCCGACAACGCCGTGTGCAGTGCGGTCCGGCGGACGCCCCGTCCCGGGCCGGTCCGGAACAGCGCGTCGACGCTGCGCGTCGCGTCCGCGTAGTGGATGCCGCGGAAAGGCAGGCCGGGAACCTCGACGCCGAGCTCGGCCAGCAACGCGGCCGCACCCGGCATCAGACCCTCGCCACAGGCCTTGTCGATCGGACCACGGCGGGGCTCCAGGACGACGGCGGACAACCCGCGCCGCGCCGCGAGCAACGCGGTGACCAGGCCCGCCGGGCCGCCGCCGACGACGAGCAGGTCTCTCATGCCGACTGGAGAGCCGCGTCCTCGGCCCGGATCCGCACCGTGAGCAGGGCCGCGTTCAACACGGTGAACACCAGCGCGGTGAGCCAGGCGGTGTGGATCAGCGGCAGCGCGAACCCCTCGACGACGACCGCCACGTAGTTCGGGTGCCGGAACCAGCGGTACGGACCGCCGGTGACCAGCGGCATCCCCGGCGCCACGATGATCTTGGTGTTCCACTGCGGACCCAGGGTCCGGATGCACCACCAGCGCAGCCCCTGGGCCGCCACCGCGAGCACCAGCATCGGCCAGCCCAGCCAGGGCAGGAACGGCCGGTGGAAGGCCTCGACGATGCACGCGGCCAGGAACCCGGTGTGCAGCACGACCATGAACGGGTAGTGGCCCTGGCCGTACTCGCGCCCGCCGCGCTCGAACATCCAGCGCTTGTTGCGCACGGCGACGACCAGCTCGGCGACCCGCTCGAGGCCGACCACCAGGACGAGGAGCGTGTAGGTCACCACTGGAGCAGTACCAGTTCGGCGGAGAATCCGGGGCCCATCGCCAACAACAGTCCGGGGGTGCCGCGCTCCGGGGTCCGGTCGCGCAGGGTGTCTTCCAGAATGTGCAGCACGGACGCCGACGAGATGTTGCCGACCCGGCGCAGCGAGCTCCAGCTGGCGCCGAGCGCGCCCTCCGGGAGCTCCAACCCGGACTCGATCGCTTCGAGCACCTTCGGGCCGCCCGGGTGCGAGACCCAGGTCGTGATGTCCCGGCGGGTGAGCCCGTGGTCGCCGAGGAACTGGTCGACGTTGCGTCTCAGGTGCTGTTCGGCCAGCGACGGCACCTCGGTGCCGAGGACGACCTTGAGCCCGCTGGCGCCGACGTCGAACCCCATCGTGCGCAGCGTGCCGGCGTAGAGCGCGCTGCGGGTGGCGGTCACCTCCGGACCGGGGCCGGAACCACCGACCGCCACCACGGCCGCGGCGCCGTCGCCGAACAGGCCACTCGCGACCAGGTTGGTGGCCGACCGGTCGTCGTACTGGACGGTCAGCGAGCAGAGCTCGATCACGACCAGCACCGCGACCTGGTCGGGCCAGGCCCGGACGTAGTCGTGCAGCCGGGACAGGCCGACCGCCCCGGCGGCGCAGCCCAGGCCGACCACCGGGGTCCGCTTGACGTCCTCGCGCAGGCCGAGCCGGCCCGCGATGTGAGCGTCCAGCGAGGGAATGGCCAGGCCGGTGGAGGTGACCGCGATGATCGCGTCGACGTCACCGGGCTCCAGCCCGGCGTCGGCCAGCGCCCCGGTGATCGCCCGGCAGCCCAGGTCGACCGCGCCGGTCAGGAACGCGTCGTTGGCCGCGTCGAACGTCTTCAGCGTGCGGTACTCGTCGATCGGGAGCACCAGGTGTCGAGTCTGGACGCCGGCGGCGCCGTGCACGCGTTCCAGGAACCGCCGTTGGGTGTCGTCCAGCCGGCCGACTTCGGCGAAGAGGTCGGTGAGCTCGGCTTGCGGGTATCGGTGGTCGGGCAGGACGCCGTGAACCGCGGCCAGCTGCGTCATTCTTCGACGGTAGGCGGTGTTTCGCCCCCGCGCTTGCCGAGACGCGGGGGCTTTAGGTCACTCGACGACGAGGTTTACGTCGATGTTGCCGCGGGTGGCGTTCGAGTACGGGCACACCTGGTGAGCGGCCTCGACGAGTTCGCGGCCGGCGTCGCCCTGGAGGGCCTCGGGGAGCTCGACGCGGAGCGTCACCGAGAGTGCGAAGCCACCGGCGTCGGTCGGGTTGAGGCCGACCTCGGCCGTGACCGAGTGGTCGGTGACGTCGAGCTTCTTCTGGCCGGCGATCAGGCCGAGCGCGCTGGAGAAGCAGGCGGCGTAGCCGGCCGCGAACAGCTGCTCGGGGTTCGAGCCGGCGCCGCTGCCGCCCAGCTCCTTCGGGAACGCGAGCTGGACGTCGAGCTGCCCGTCATTGGTGCGCGTCCGACCGTTTCGCCCGTTGCCGTCGGCGGTGGCGATTGCGGTGTAGAGGGCTGACATCAGCGTGGTCCCTTCGGGTAGACAGAACTGTCTGTACGGCACCGAGACTAGACAGGTCTGTCTGGTAATTTCAAGGCATGCCGACCCTCGTCACACGCACTTCCGCTCGGGACCGGATCCTGGACACCGCGACGGCGCTGTTCTACGCGGACGGCATCCGTGGCGTCGGCATCGACCGGATCATCGCCGAGGCCGGCGTGGCGAAGGCGACGTTCTACCACCACTTCCCGACCAAGGACGCGCTGGTCTGCG
Coding sequences:
- a CDS encoding LLM class flavin-dependent oxidoreductase — its product is MTDYGHELLFGTFLTPTAEAPERVVALAQLTEQAGLDLASFQDHPYQSRFLDTWTLLSVVAARTSTLRVVPNVLNLPLRPPAVLAKSVASLDLLTGGRIELGLGSGAFWEGIAALGGRKLTPGQAVDALEEGIEVLRAFWAPGGSVRLPGDYYPVNGAHAGPAPVHDVGIWLGAYKKRMLALTGRVADGWLPSAPYAAPDALPAMNAIIDAAAQEAGRSPGAIRRLYNIGPDFGAEQLAELALEQGISGFITMGDDPDVVRRFAAEIVPAVRDLVDTERARRAATPPADRAAPAATSSATGSAAAPAAAAVGPGPRGAAGASAATSARPVGGPPPGLGVTPTVDDGVRLSSVRLWDEGERPTGPVPDPGLTYTAAQRAAGQHLIDVHDHLRQELATVRDLVEQVADGLTDAGAARSAINAMTMRQNNWTLGTYCESYCRVVTTHHTLEDMALFPRLTRADVALTPVVDRLAAEHVVIHEVLERVDRALVGLVTDEKSIADVRDAVDLLTDTLLSHLSYEERELVEPLARHGVM
- a CDS encoding STAS domain-containing protein; protein product: MVDTLYGPGVLDVARVVEEDQCYALFLLTGDIDEIVAPRLLEQLVTAARLPEIDLVIVDLIRVDFCGASGANCLDAAHRAAGRHGAELVLTRPSQFVRRVLQITGLAHLVADE
- a CDS encoding P1 family peptidase, with product MDPLLRTPSGRPRARALGVPLPGTPGRWNALTDVAGLEVGYTTLIEGDDVRTGVTAIHPRGRDGTGVPCAAGRHSFNGNGEMTGTAWISESGALTGPIAITNTHAVGPVHQGVLEWITATHPSITEQWVLPVVAETYDGDLNDINGGHVRPEHAIAALDGARIGPVDEGSVGGGTGMICHGFKGGSGTASRLVGYGDDRYTVAAFVQANYGARRELTVAGVRIGEQLAAARPDLVAGPRPAPPGAGSIIVVLATDAPLLPQQCGALARRATLGVGRSGTSGSHFSGDLFLAFSTSNAGALTSTFDGPDEYEQLRFVPWGRIDRFFEAAVQAVEEAVLNVLVANEDMVGRGGYRVPALPHDAVRAAARTAHGASL
- a CDS encoding NAD(P)/FAD-dependent oxidoreductase codes for the protein MRDLLVVGGGPAGLVTALLAARRGLSAVVLEPRRGPIDKACGEGLMPGAAALLAELGVEVPGLPFRGIHYADATRSVDALFRTGPGRGVRRTALHTALSDAVARAGIEVVPVAAGEVTQDADSVSAGGVRARYLAAADGLHSPIRRRLGLQRPSRGPARHGLRRHYATAPWSDLVEVHWARGAEAYVTPVAPDLVGVAILTADRGPFEGQLARFPALAERLRAGARAAGPAGADAGGAGAGVGGAGAGVGGGRGAVRGAGPLHQRVSARVAGRVLLVGDAAGYIDALTGEGLAVAWASAAELVDCVARNAPAEYERRWRRASRRYRVLTGGLLAARNQPLVARAIVPAAARLPRVFAAVVNQLAR
- a CDS encoding isoprenylcysteine carboxyl methyltransferase family protein, yielding MVTYTLLVLVVGLERVAELVVAVRNKRWMFERGGREYGQGHYPFMVVLHTGFLAACIVEAFHRPFLPWLGWPMLVLAVAAQGLRWWCIRTLGPQWNTKIIVAPGMPLVTGGPYRWFRHPNYVAVVVEGFALPLIHTAWLTALVFTVLNAALLTVRIRAEDAALQSA
- a CDS encoding type III polyketide synthase, which codes for MTQLAAVHGVLPDHRYPQAELTDLFAEVGRLDDTQRRFLERVHGAAGVQTRHLVLPIDEYRTLKTFDAANDAFLTGAVDLGCRAITGALADAGLEPGDVDAIIAVTSTGLAIPSLDAHIAGRLGLREDVKRTPVVGLGCAAGAVGLSRLHDYVRAWPDQVAVLVVIELCSLTVQYDDRSATNLVASGLFGDGAAAVVAVGGSGPGPEVTATRSALYAGTLRTMGFDVGASGLKVVLGTEVPSLAEQHLRRNVDQFLGDHGLTRRDITTWVSHPGGPKVLEAIESGLELPEGALGASWSSLRRVGNISSASVLHILEDTLRDRTPERGTPGLLLAMGPGFSAELVLLQW
- a CDS encoding organic hydroperoxide resistance protein; its protein translation is MSALYTAIATADGNGRNGRTRTNDGQLDVQLAFPKELGGSGAGSNPEQLFAAGYAACFSSALGLIAGQKKLDVTDHSVTAEVGLNPTDAGGFALSVTLRVELPEALQGDAGRELVEAAHQVCPYSNATRGNIDVNLVVE